The Colias croceus chromosome 22, ilColCroc2.1 DNA window gtaatttaataacataatggatacatatttaaagattttacaatttaatatacaaaGCTTACAAAGCAAAAAAGccttattaaaaacatttctcTCGGAGCATGATATagatatttgtttattgaacGAAACCTGGCTTAAAAGTACTAGTATTATTCCTAATTTTACACCATAtaactttatatataaaaactcAGTAAATACGCATAATggagtaggtatattaattaaacaaaatttaaaatacaatattgtacaAACAACTTTTTATGAAAGCATTCAAAACATTTGCATATCAATTGATACATCTATAGGTAAATTACATATTCTTTGTGTATATGCTCCTCCAAATAGTAACAGATTTGCCACCAACAAAATGAGAAAGGTCTTACTCGAAACTCCTAAGCCGTGTCTTGTCATGGGTGATTTAAATGCACATCACATTTTATTTGGATGTGcgactaataataatagaggTAACAGTTTATATAATCTTATTGATGAATTTGATATGTGTATTCTAAATGATGGTCAGGCAACAACTGTTCAATATCCCAATAGAAATGCTTCTGCAATCGATTTATCCCTGGTCACTCCCTCATTGGCTCCTCTGTGTGAATGGCATGTCCACGATGATCCAATGGGTAGTTATCACTATCCAACTATGGTTGTTATGAATGTGAAACCATCTATATATGAAGTACGTCCTGtggatgaaaaatatatttatagcaaGGCAGACTGGTCTAAATATCATGAATTATCAGAAAACTGTTTTTCAAATTTAGATATAGATAACACAGAACCAATTGATTTGTATAatagttttgtaaatattttgtatgatattAGAATGTCAACTGTTCCAAAACAAAAACCCCaacaatctttaaaagtaATGAGGAAACCTGCACCTTGGTGGAATAATAAATGTGAGGATGCAGTCAAAAATTCTAAGTTAGCCCTTAGAGAATATAGACAGTCACCAAGTAttcctaattttattaagtataaaaaactTGATGGTCAAAAGAAAAGGATATTAAAAGAGGAAAGTATTAATTCATGGCAAAACTTATGTACTAGTTTTAATAGAATGACACCTGTTTCTCAAATATGGAGTTAtgtaaaaagatttaaaagaaTAGGTTCTTGCCATAATAGGAATTTCAATGATGACTGGATTCCAAGCTTTTTAGATAACATATCAGATTCAACACAGTTAAATGAAGATAGGTTATATGCCATTTTACATAAATCTGTTGAAAACTCTAAAAATGCATTTCTCAATAGCAAATTTACCATCAATGAACTgtacatttcaattaaaagtAGGAAAGATACAACACCAGGGTTAGATAGTATTCcatacttattaattaaaaagttacaCCCCAATGCGcaagaaattttattaaatatatacaataaacTTTGGTTAAATTTAGTAATACCAGACTCATGGAAAACTCAATGTGTAATCCCGATTTTAAAGCCAAATAAACCTGCGAACAATCCTCTATCATATAGACCTATTTCTCTGTCATCATGCTTGGGCAAActttttgaaaatatgttaaaattacgTTTAGATTACTTTGCTGAGACACAGCAAAAATTACCAGACATACAGTTTGGATTCAGAAAAGGAAGAAGTTGCTCTGAAAGCTTTGTATCTCTTATATCAGACCTTAAAAAGGCAAAATTGAGTCACAGTAATGTTATATGTGTCTTTTTAGATGTTAAAGGTGCATTtgataatgttaatattgaGAGCTTGATAAATGTATTGCAAGAGTTGGAATTACCAAGACATATTTTAAACTggattttaaactttttatataaaagaactctatttgtaaaatacaacaataaattACATGGACCTAGAACTGTAAACAAAGGGACAATGCAGGGAGCAACATTATCACCTTTATTGTACAACTTATACACATCTCAGATCCTTAATTTTGTAGACACATCAGAAgttaaaatattgcaatttgctGATGACTTGCTTTTATATTGTGAAAATCAAAATCTTAATATAGCTGTTGAAAATATGAATACAGCATTAAGACAattgcattattattatagttacatattaaaaCTTCAAATAAGTTCGGAAAAAAGCAATgttcttatttttagtaaagATCCTTTTGCACACTCtactgtaaatattaaatataataatgaaatcaTTCCTAGTACCAATCAACATAAATTTCTAGGTGTAATACTAGatgataaattgaaatttgataagcatattaattacatatgtCAGAATGCTATGAGGGGCATAAATATCTTAAGAAGCTTAGCAGGAACTTTTTGGGGATCTGATCCAAAAACATTGAGTATGCTATATAAAAGTATAGTCAGAAGTCATTTTGATTATAGTTCTTTAGCTTATATGAATGTTAGTAATacattattaagaaaattggATGTGATACAAAATATGGGTCTGAGAATAATTAGTGGAGCCATGCGCACCACTCCTATTAATTCTATGGAAATTGAGAATTGCATACCTCCATTGTGTCTTCGACGATTACAGCTGGCTGAGAGATTTTGTTTGAAGGTGTTatcttgtaataataatattgttctaaataatatcattCATCCAATTCTACAGTCAGCTGGTACTCTCAACATCACGGCTAATACAATTATCTCAGGTAATTTGCctgaaattataacaatagtgaattatgtaaaaaatctaACACAAGATATGTACATTAGCAACAAATGGCCAATTTACAAATTCCCTTATGATACATTACTTAATTTTCTAGATATAAAGTGTGATTTAGATTCTGTTAATAACAAGTTTGAATTCAGACAATATATATCCAATAAAACTGATTTTTACATTGTATATACCGATGGCTCTAAGAGTGATTGTCATGTTAAGGCTGCATTTTATGACCCACAAATGAAAGTAACTAAATGTTTCAGAATGCCAAATAGTTGTAGTATTTTCACAGCAGAAAGTTGGGCCATTCTGGCTGCTTTGACAtatgtaaaatgtaatgtaattaatttaaatattttgatagtttCAGATTCCAAAAGTGTGTTATCTGCTTTATGTAATTgcaattttgtatataaacagaattatattttgtataggaTTAAGGATTTATTACGAATTATTGGCAAACATATAGAATTTGTATGGGTTCCCTCACACAGTGGCATAACTGGTAACGAAATTGTAGACGAGGCAACACGTCAGGAGCATGATGAAGACCTGACAGGATCTTTCAAAGTTCCTTTCACGGATTATTATCATcactttaaaactttaatgaaaaatatgtgGCAAGATTACTGGGATTTGACCACAGAAAACAAAGGAAAATGGTATGCAAATTTACAGAGAAACTTACCAGCAACACCTTGGTATAATGATTTCAGATACACTAGTCGAAAGTTTATAACGATCATCAACCGTTTGCGGTTTGGGCATTGCTTGGTTCCAGCGCATCTTTATAGgatgaaaataattacagaAAACATTTGTACCCATTGTTCCCAGGAAAATGCAGACATAAaccatattattttacagtgTCGAACGTTTGGTATTCAAAGATTGACACTTGTCAGTGAAATAAGTGATATCGCCCAAGAACATTCAATTAGTGTTCCCCGCCGGGTCGAAGATTTATTATCTAACAAAGATTATTTCATTCcattatataattacattGTTAATACTGtagagaaaatttaatttctaatattGTTTTGAGAAACGATcgaatatatatgtataattgtattgtaaaattagtaaataagttaaaatattaatgttagtTCTGTACatatcttattataattattttattattttttaatgtatgtttttatattatattgaaatgtatATAACTTTAAGATTGCGACTGAAGGACTTGTATCCatggttatgaataaattattaaaaaaaaaaaaaattctgcaAGAAATTCTGCtgcatacaaattacaatattgtgTCAAGTGTGAAGTGTCAATTGTCATTTGCACtgtaaatactaaattgtaatttgtcGTAAATTTGTACCtaatgtttgtaatttgtCAATGAATAAGgttgtaatttgtattacatttttgtaatCAGTTATCACAACAGAATAACGTCAAAatatctattgttttattattattccttgTATAATTCAGTTAGCATCattgattaataattaatttttaacaagtGAATTAAGCAATTAAAATGGGCAACCTTATATCCATTAATTTAGAGgatcattataaaaataatgaaaagttcTTACAAAGCTTAAATGAAATAGcggtatgtattataatattactagcttaccgaccgcggcttcgcccgctttgtataaaacctattaaattatataggtaggtacctactaaaaccttcctcttgaatcgctctatctatcaaaaaaacctgcattaaaatccgttgcgtagttttaaagatttaagcatacaaagggacatagggacagagaaagcgactttgttttatactatgtagtgatgtagctataaattattattttttgtttttgtaatagCAGCTTATTAATTTCTATTGTATTAAACACTTTTTAGATTGAAAGACAAATTCAATTGCAAAATCAAATGGCTGAAAGGCAAAGGGCTACAGCAGTGGCGAAAAGCAGGGATATATTTCTTTGGCTCACAGCATTTCATATTACTGCTGCGACTGGTTTGTTTACTGGGtatgttacaataattttatatttattcttcttACTAACAATActaactaaaattatttaaaatatttaattgatgttttatgtgtattcctgtgaatattatataatatgcaagtaaaaagaatattaaatgCATCCCAAATAAAATCATAGGAGTAGTCTGTATGAAATGAGACATGAAACTTATTAGTACACTAGTGTACGTAGTGTTCTACGCACATGTACATGATTTATGAAACTGTCTGCCGTtcagtaatctatactaatattattaagctgaagagtttgtttgtttgaatgcgttaatctcgggaactactggtccgatttgaaaaattctttcggtgttagatagcctatttatcgagaacggttataggctatatatcatcacgctacgaccaacaggggtggagccacgggggtgaaaccgcgcggagcagctagtcgtGTATATGTAGAAACAGtgttataagtaaaaaacACAGTTTTATAGGTTCATTtcaattaagattattttataaaattattacaagttCTCATAGGCTTGTGCAGTATATTGAAATTAGATTATTTTGTTCTGAGTATATCCTATCAAATAGTACATAGTTTACATTGatataatttgtttactaTTGACTTTCCTATCAGTaactaattatgtaataagtaagtatatatacTCAACTTATACGATACATAATGACCTAAAATGTTGTTTCTAGGTTCCGAAGGACAAAAAGGGCATATTTCTTGTTTCCTCTTATTCCATTGACATTTGTGAATCTGTATTATTGGGATTTGGCATATGGCAACAAGTTACACAGGATTAGGAGTAagtatgaattttttataaataaaagtgataatgaaaaaatgaacaTTGCACCCAAGAAAAAAACTATAGTCTTGCCATTTCTCTAATAAGATGTGTCTTGTTGAGTGTTGCCAGATTaggaaacaaaattaattatttatttatatctatttatgaTATCTATTGTATGTACTGAAGTATAATTCATGGGAAGTAACTACCATCTCTAAAGAATACAATGTAGTTGAATTGAGAATATTCCCCTTAGTTAAACACAtgatttgtaaacattttgattaataagtacattaaattatttccttAGAAATAGAACTCTTATATTGAACTGCTGAGACTTTTATGTACAATTGTTACTAAAGTTTTTGTATAGtgtgttataatattacacaaacaatttcaaatttttattttttattattccgtttcttaataaataaatttttcatttaatgaatAGTGGAAGCTGAGCACATAATGACACATGAAGTAGACATGCTCAAAGTGCCTTGCGGACTACCAACACCATCCTCTATTGACCAAGGCAGAGAGGCAGAGGAAGAAACTAAGAAAATCCACCCTCCAATGCcttaaattgataattatgaCTGCACTTTGAAGGTAAAATAGACCAAAGAGCTGCTGTATGGAAATaatgtttgtgttttttaatatggcaatatgaaatatgaaggTAAAATAGAGCAAAGATTgctaaattgaaatatatatatattttttattgcggcaatatgaaatattttgttgtcTATAAAGGAATAAGTAAGGTAAAAAGCTTTTGTCaattaagtataattttgCTATATATCATGCATTTAGTATTGGCAATTTAAAACGCCTAATTTATACGTCATGCTAATttcctatataaaaatactaatgtattaataataataatattccaaAATATTGTCTGAATAGGTGTTTTTgcttgaacaaataaaaattttagaatttcaaAGTgcagtatttaatataatgcaCAAAGATGTTCACTTGATAGTTttaatatcttaaattaattatggcTCATTCAATTTGAAAGTGTGCCTTCAAGGCTTTTAGATTAAAATGGGATTATTCAgtataagaatataatataatgtatttttttttattgtgaataTGGAAGcacttgaccacaatctcttctgatgttaagctgagatgtggtctaagatggtacgcTCTTCCCTAGAAAATAACTGTTAACTCTATGCTGATGTTGATTTACGTAGTGTgtccttttttatatatatttatttaaaaaaacatacaatggCATTGAAATAATATGAGTTTagtcaataatttttataaattatttatgtaattaatatttatgaaagtattaaaaattgtgatatttttcataaacaacGAAACTAGTGATCATATTGAGGAATTGTGAAGAAATGATTTACATACTTGATTACTAGAGTGGCATAGGGACCCAAAGTGGGTCTGGGCCTCCGACAATAACAGCCAAAGTCTAGTAAAGTTTTTAAGGGGTTTTGTatggttttaaataaaaaaaatagagattTCAAATAGTctgatgtttttaaatattaggaATTGTTATGAGAGAGAGAATATATGATTTCATTGTTATTGAATGcattttttcaaagatttacTGGTAATGAATAATCCCATTCATAGAATTTGCTAGTTCgcttagttttattatataaggtGGATCTGTATTCTGTACTTTACacattatacttatattttaaacctattattaaggaattattattattttttaaattttatttactcttaTACCTATGTttgcttttatattatttttttatgtgataattatttaacataggtactatattatgctattataaaaaatatgttacttTAAAAACGATGTAATCTTGATGCTTTAGTCTTTACACATgttaatacaattttgtaaacatatttttgttatataatttttaagttttataaacaatatgaTTGTTAAATGAAACACCATTGAAACAGCAATAATTTAGTGATTAAAATAGTGATGattgttataatttacattttactaatacatataatacatAGTATATTTAAGACACATTTTGTTATATATGTATcgtatttaattgataaatgtgacaaaaataattcaaatattcaaTTGTTATTGGATATATAATTCTTAGGCCGCTTTTCCatctgcaagaaaacttccgcaagaaatgtccgacagtctgtctgcaagtctacttgcaggtggaaacgcggccATAGACTTGCAAGCTGCTGTCAGATGgactgtcggacatttctTGCGAAAGTTTTCTTGCAGATGAAAACGCTGCCTTAGATAATAATCATAGACATTTGTGCGTGTCCGGAAATAATTCATATGAATATGAATACTCATACTATTTCAATCTCAattatctaaattctaaactaactttctattaaataatatctcaACATCT harbors:
- the LOC123701736 gene encoding plasminogen receptor (KT), producing MGNLISINLEDHYKNNEKFLQSLNEIAIERQIQLQNQMAERQRATAVAKSRDIFLWLTAFHITAATGLFTGFRRTKRAYFLFPLIPLTFVNLYYWDLAYGNKLHRIRMEAEHIMTHEVDMLKVPCGLPTPSSIDQGREAEEETKKIHPPMP